The DNA segment CCGTTGTTCCGCCTGCTGCTCTCGCTCTTCCACTGAGGGAACCAGAAGGCGACGAGGCCCGCGTAAAGACCCGGAGGATGCGTGCCCGCGATCTCTGATCGCGGACAGGGGGCTTTGAGCCCCCTGCGGCGGGCACAGCCCTCTACTGTTTCGCTGACGATGCAAGAAGGCGGGCAGAGCCCGCCCTACAAGAGCAGCCGAGGATGGAAACGTAGGGCGGGCTTTGCCCGCCGTCGTGCTATTCAATCAGGAAACTCGCCCGCACCGTAACCGTGATGTCCTTCTGCCGGGTCGAGGTGTTGTACATCCCGTAATCGGAGACCTCGGTGGAGAATGGCTCGGTAATCTGGAAGACACCGACCGAGGAATTCAGCAGCTTGCGAATTGAGACTCCGGAAGCCGCGGCAATCTCATCGGCGCGCGCCCGCGCGTCTCTCATCGCCTCGGCGAGCAACTGCTTCTTGATCTTCGGCAGATCGGAGAGGAAGTACTCGAGACGGGAGTTGTCCAGGATGATCCCCTCGCCAAGGATCGACTTGGGATCGACCGCCAGTCTCTCGATATCCGCAACCCGACTCGAGACGATCAGAATCGACTGCTGGATGTTGTAGCCGCTCTTCTGCCCTCCCGGACCGTATTGCGGGAACGTGTTGATCGACTGTATCGTGATCTGGTCGTCGGTCACGCCCTGCGATTTCAGATGATCGATGGTGCCGCGCACGTCATCGTGGATGCGACGGTATCCGTCGGAGATCGCCTGCTCGGTGGCAGTGCGAGCGATGGTCAGACGCCATTTCACAATGTCGGCCTCGACACGCTTGGTGGCCGCGCCAACAACCCGGATGCTATCCTGGGTCACCCGCGATTGGTAGATCTTCCACCCCAGCAGGAAGCCGCCCATCGCAATGCCCAAGGCCAGGATCACGCTTGTCTTGATGTTCATCTCACACCTCTCGCACGAAGAGGAAGCCGGTGCGCCCCTTCTCCAATGACTGGCATTGTACCGCCTCTCCCCCACCACCGCAAGGAGCAAGTGCCGCCGCTGCAACTGCCGACCAACCACGTGGGTCCCCCAAACGCCTCGCCGATCATCCGTGGACAATCGACCGATGCCGCACGTCTTGGACGCAGGCCGCTGAATGCCACTCTTGAATGCTGCTGATAACGGGATCGCCGTACCGTTGGAGAATCGACTTGACTCGGCCGAAA comes from the Candidatus Zixiibacteriota bacterium genome and includes:
- a CDS encoding SIMPL domain-containing protein, which codes for MNIKTSVILALGIAMGGFLLGWKIYQSRVTQDSIRVVGAATKRVEADIVKWRLTIARTATEQAISDGYRRIHDDVRGTIDHLKSQGVTDDQITIQSINTFPQYGPGGQKSGYNIQQSILIVSSRVADIERLAVDPKSILGEGIILDNSRLEYFLSDLPKIKKQLLAEAMRDARARADEIAAASGVSIRKLLNSSVGVFQITEPFSTEVSDYGMYNTSTRQKDITVTVRASFLIE